A region of Tolypothrix sp. NIES-4075 DNA encodes the following proteins:
- a CDS encoding tellurite resistance TerB C-terminal domain-containing protein → MQSAMGNNRFLLLGIVAFSVSFGLSLVPTWDFSKAFLTGAITVIASYAAALFVDNIRRNHEMLVLGSLYKRIKELEGLKSRLVREINQIEEHHALLYTESNQLQNQVLERRNQRDSFNRELGSFVGQKKQLEAEINLLQTELTKLDKSKAELNNSFSALTAEKRRLDLNSNVSRAEITKLQTQISELQQEKQDAESNLTLLDRLKPQLEERLYELRVELQELENQVTQHNELILNKKSERENTEASLNLLRTQITEQKNELNHLQEQISLLQQERDLLQSQVWELLQQSETYNQQPFAEKEHEEDVDLFPFSDLIDLEPTYQDTPDLPQEWTKFLEQLPAYEIQVLKAIVEQENPKTAIKHIAETNITMPNLLIDSINERANDTIEELIIDPNSETPEIYQEHITNVKKLIAMYELTTRQAPSN, encoded by the coding sequence ATGCAATCAGCAATGGGAAATAATCGATTTTTGCTTTTAGGGATAGTTGCCTTCAGTGTGAGTTTTGGTCTTAGCCTCGTCCCAACTTGGGATTTTAGTAAAGCCTTTCTCACAGGTGCAATTACTGTAATAGCTAGTTATGCAGCAGCATTATTTGTCGATAATATCCGCAGAAATCATGAAATGCTCGTTTTAGGTTCTCTCTACAAGCGAATAAAAGAGCTTGAGGGCTTGAAGTCTCGTCTTGTCAGAGAAATCAACCAAATTGAAGAGCATCACGCCTTATTATATACAGAGTCAAACCAACTGCAAAATCAAGTATTAGAACGCCGCAACCAAAGAGACAGTTTCAATCGAGAATTAGGCAGTTTTGTCGGACAGAAAAAACAGTTAGAAGCCGAAATAAACTTACTACAAACTGAGCTTACTAAGCTGGACAAAAGTAAAGCCGAGCTAAATAATTCATTTTCGGCTCTCACAGCAGAAAAACGGCGTCTGGATTTAAATTCCAACGTATCGCGAGCGGAAATAACTAAACTGCAAACTCAAATTAGCGAACTCCAACAAGAAAAGCAAGACGCTGAAAGCAATTTAACTTTGCTAGACAGACTCAAACCTCAACTAGAAGAAAGACTTTACGAACTGCGAGTTGAACTGCAAGAACTAGAAAATCAGGTAACTCAGCACAATGAATTAATTTTAAATAAAAAATCAGAAAGAGAAAATACAGAAGCAAGCCTAAATTTATTACGAACCCAAATAACAGAACAAAAAAATGAATTAAATCACTTACAAGAGCAGATTTCATTATTACAGCAAGAACGCGATTTGTTACAAAGTCAAGTTTGGGAATTACTTCAACAATCCGAAACATACAATCAGCAACCGTTCGCAGAAAAGGAGCATGAAGAAGATGTAGATTTGTTTCCTTTTTCTGACTTAATAGATTTAGAACCAACATATCAAGATACACCTGATTTACCTCAAGAATGGACTAAATTCTTAGAACAGCTACCAGCTTATGAAATACAAGTATTAAAAGCCATAGTAGAGCAAGAAAATCCCAAAACTGCTATTAAACACATTGCCGAAACAAATATTACTATGCCAAATTTATTAATTGATTCTATAAATGAACGTGCTAATGATACAATTGAAGAATTAATAATTGACCCAAACTCGGAAACTCCAGAAATTTATCAAGAGCATATAACAAACGTAAAAAAACTGATTGCAATGTATGAATTAACGACTAGACAAGCTCCATCAAATTAA
- a CDS encoding MASE1 domain-containing protein, translating to MQKSITTKKFSFVPDRTILIAALVIPAIHFCLVKWAVSMSYENGVTPIWPSSGFYVACILVLGYRVLPAIFLSELIINISLFYKYPAITIVVSIVNVLDILISGFLINRFINPRNLLKRSGNVFKFIMLIPISPLLSSTFGVALQCLDGITSWTAYGEAWRIWYCGTIASVLIIVPAILTWFQKPEPQIQLTWQAIGEFTLLLLSLIIISRIAFLGGYPLEYMLIPPLIWSAFRFGQRQATLLVIIVNAIAIYGTIHGFGSFIKPSVNESLLLLQSFICVVALTTFVLLAVVNENKRAQAKLKKAKDELEQRVQERTAELKEAKLAADTANQAKSEFLANMSHELRTPLNGILGYAQILQTSPNIAEKESKGIDIIHQCGKHLLTLINDILDLSKIEARKMELDPKDFHFLLFLQGVVEICRIRAEQKRIFFIYHFSDELPNGIYADEKRLRQVLINLLGNAIKFTDEGGVTFKVEVIGNRESVMRNGKEQLPITNSQLPITNYQLQNPKIRFQIEDTGVGITPQQIEKIFLPFEQVGKTEKQAEGTGLGLAISRKVVALMNSVIEVQSQPGKGSIFWFEVEFPLAEEWTETPKIAQQKTVIGFEGKKRKILIVDDRWENRSVVESLLKSIGFEVFEASNGEEGLDKAFQLQPDLIITDLAMPVMDGIAMTKHLRSHVDFQDVPIIVSSASVFDFHRQQALDAGCDDFLPKPIEAQELLLQLQNHLQLTWIYGNKDEFITNAVEAEMIIPSSLELVELYQAAQRCDVADIEAETRRIQQLDAKYTVFANNILALVDDFEVEAIATFIQSYILPQ from the coding sequence ATGCAAAAGAGTATAACGACAAAAAAATTTTCATTTGTACCGGATAGAACAATACTGATTGCAGCATTGGTGATTCCTGCGATTCACTTTTGTCTGGTCAAATGGGCTGTATCCATGTCTTATGAGAATGGTGTGACACCGATTTGGCCCTCATCCGGCTTTTATGTGGCATGTATTCTAGTGCTGGGATATCGTGTCTTACCTGCGATATTTTTGAGTGAACTGATTATCAATATTTCACTCTTTTATAAGTATCCGGCGATCACTATTGTTGTTTCTATTGTTAATGTTCTTGATATACTTATCAGCGGCTTCCTGATTAACCGCTTCATTAACCCTCGCAATCTACTAAAGCGATCTGGGAATGTTTTCAAATTTATAATGCTGATTCCAATCAGTCCTTTGCTGAGTAGCACTTTTGGCGTTGCTCTCCAATGTCTTGATGGTATTACATCCTGGACAGCTTATGGAGAAGCATGGCGGATTTGGTATTGCGGAACAATTGCCAGCGTGCTGATTATCGTACCCGCAATACTGACTTGGTTCCAGAAACCTGAGCCGCAAATACAACTTACTTGGCAGGCTATTGGCGAGTTTACGCTCTTGTTGCTATCACTGATTATTATCAGCCGGATTGCCTTCTTAGGGGGGTATCCTCTGGAATACATGTTGATTCCACCGTTAATTTGGTCAGCGTTTCGATTTGGACAACGGCAAGCGACACTGCTTGTAATCATTGTGAATGCGATCGCTATTTACGGAACCATTCACGGTTTTGGGTCATTTATTAAGCCGTCAGTCAATGAGTCGCTCTTACTTTTGCAATCATTTATTTGTGTTGTTGCCTTAACTACTTTTGTTTTATTGGCAGTGGTTAACGAAAATAAAAGGGCACAAGCAAAGCTCAAAAAGGCAAAGGATGAATTAGAACAACGAGTACAAGAACGCACAGCCGAACTCAAAGAAGCGAAACTTGCGGCTGACACTGCAAACCAAGCCAAAAGCGAATTTTTGGCAAACATGAGCCACGAATTGCGAACTCCTCTTAACGGTATTCTTGGCTACGCGCAAATTTTGCAAACTTCGCCAAACATAGCCGAAAAAGAAAGCAAAGGTATTGACATTATTCACCAATGTGGCAAACATTTGCTAACTTTAATTAATGACATTCTCGACCTCTCCAAAATCGAGGCACGGAAAATGGAACTTGACCCCAAAGACTTTCATTTTCTGTTGTTTCTTCAAGGTGTAGTCGAAATTTGCCGCATCCGCGCCGAACAAAAAAGAATTTTCTTTATTTATCACTTTAGTGATGAACTTCCTAACGGTATTTATGCTGACGAAAAACGATTGCGGCAAGTTTTGATAAATCTGTTGGGTAACGCAATTAAATTCACCGATGAAGGTGGAGTGACTTTTAAAGTTGAGGTAATTGGTAATAGGGAATCGGTAATGCGTAATGGAAAAGAACAATTACCAATTACCAATTCTCAATTACCAATTACCAATTACCAATTACAAAATCCGAAAATTCGCTTTCAAATTGAAGATACAGGTGTGGGGATAACTCCGCAACAAATAGAGAAAATTTTCTTACCTTTTGAGCAAGTTGGTAAAACTGAAAAACAAGCGGAAGGTACGGGGTTAGGGTTAGCTATCAGCCGAAAAGTTGTTGCTTTAATGAATAGCGTAATAGAGGTACAAAGTCAACCAGGAAAAGGAAGTATTTTCTGGTTTGAGGTGGAGTTCCCATTAGCTGAAGAATGGACGGAAACACCCAAAATTGCTCAACAAAAAACTGTAATTGGCTTTGAGGGCAAAAAACGCAAAATTTTGATTGTGGACGATCGCTGGGAAAATCGCTCAGTTGTAGAGAGTTTGCTTAAATCGATTGGCTTTGAGGTTTTTGAAGCAAGTAACGGTGAGGAAGGGTTAGACAAGGCTTTTCAATTGCAACCTGACTTGATTATCACTGATTTGGCGATGCCTGTGATGGATGGGATTGCAATGACTAAACACTTGCGTTCGCACGTCGATTTTCAAGATGTGCCGATTATTGTTTCTTCTGCAAGTGTATTTGATTTTCATCGTCAACAAGCGCTAGATGCTGGCTGTGATGATTTTTTGCCTAAACCAATAGAAGCACAAGAGTTGCTGTTGCAATTACAAAATCACTTGCAGTTGACATGGATTTATGGCAATAAAGATGAATTTATTACTAACGCTGTAGAAGCGGAAATGATAATTCCTTCTTCATTAGAACTTGTAGAGCTTTATCAAGCTGCTCAACGTTGTGATGTTGCAGATATTGAAGCGGAAACTCGCAGAATTCAGCAATTGGATGCGAAGTATACAGTTTTTGCTAATAATATATTGGCGTTAGTTGATGATTTTGAAGTGGAAGCGATCGCCACATTTATTCAATCATATATATTACCTCAATAA
- a CDS encoding T3SS effector HopA1 family protein, translated as MLYTPTNQLLDSLFDIASNIQIESNFCIIHPNYQPFALPKKVADRFQQNLPALQRKYLTLLLRNFIYGIYYNGSLKNILALNAKPPNLLPHQTLENNYIFGTDWEFYERLDASNHGVGYFDAGWQVLRQEPDGTLVVIKDGLTLHVEYNSPMQPSMKSAKVGKIVGIWMPKNRLQNNYYLAVSNNPDVDLDMGRIYFNVTPDGAIALMDSLTQQLNAAEIFFNFQVLYNPSAYGRYDSGVLYFQRNDYPAVRKVLQAVYLEHKSYFQPEIPLFTKFLAPGLSLAEEPSQKFAAQENFGVNRCQIVASSLLSAWQKGDKSTEERMKAIAQHFTQLNIDLQRPYLNPHSEDIYYPLN; from the coding sequence ATGCTATATACTCCTACCAATCAACTACTAGATTCTCTGTTTGACATTGCCAGCAATATTCAGATTGAGTCCAACTTTTGTATTATTCATCCGAATTATCAACCGTTTGCCTTGCCAAAAAAAGTAGCAGACAGATTTCAACAAAATCTGCCAGCATTGCAGCGTAAGTATCTCACTCTGCTTCTGCGAAATTTTATTTACGGAATTTATTACAATGGCTCTTTGAAAAACATTTTGGCACTAAATGCCAAACCACCTAATTTATTACCACATCAAACTTTAGAAAACAATTATATTTTTGGTACTGATTGGGAATTTTACGAACGATTAGATGCTAGCAATCACGGTGTAGGTTATTTTGATGCTGGTTGGCAAGTTTTGCGGCAAGAACCTGATGGTACTTTGGTAGTAATTAAAGACGGTTTGACATTGCATGTTGAGTATAACTCGCCTATGCAACCAAGTATGAAATCTGCCAAAGTTGGTAAGATAGTTGGAATTTGGATGCCAAAAAATCGACTGCAAAATAATTATTATTTAGCAGTTAGCAATAATCCAGACGTTGATTTGGATATGGGACGAATTTATTTTAATGTAACTCCTGATGGAGCGATCGCTCTCATGGATAGTCTCACCCAACAATTAAACGCGGCTGAGATTTTCTTTAACTTTCAAGTTCTCTACAACCCTAGTGCGTATGGACGTTACGACTCTGGGGTGCTGTATTTTCAACGCAACGACTATCCAGCGGTGCGGAAAGTACTTCAAGCTGTTTATTTAGAGCATAAATCTTATTTTCAGCCAGAAATACCTTTATTTACCAAGTTTTTAGCCCCTGGCTTGAGTTTAGCTGAAGAACCAAGCCAAAAATTTGCCGCACAAGAGAATTTTGGCGTGAATCGCTGTCAAATTGTCGCTTCTTCTTTGTTGTCAGCTTGGCAAAAAGGTGATAAGAGTACTGAGGAGAGGATGAAAGCGATCGCTCAACACTTTACACAGCTAAATATAGATTTGCAGCGTCCCTACCTCAATCCTCACTCTGAAGATATTTATTACCCATTAAATTGA
- a CDS encoding phosphotransferase family protein produces the protein MVVSLSSHNVIQYLRSSGLCSSEDGASDDSELPKSKKNLNLLVTLADNRKLLVKQERSIDLSDGKQEFFNEWLFHQLLEQFPVIGNIGAIASSVLHFDEENSILIRNYLSEYQELGNYYQQNDIFPQAIASTIGDTLGALHRATFNRREYRDFMATAPAGQFRYHFNNPAQGIESITPEIFGMVPTSALKFYALYQKYDNLESAIGDLANDWQPCCLTHNDLKLDNILIHSRWEHLDNAIVRLIDWEACAWGDPAFDLGTLLASYLKIWLDSLVVDPTIELEESLQLAVTPLETLQPSMLALIQAYLKAFPNILEYRNDFLLRVIQFAGLALMHQIEATIKYDKYFDNISISMLQVAKNLLTMPQLAVLTVFGISESEILKPVTKLEKLPQPESKQNLLPLYYPKTRLRGC, from the coding sequence ATGGTAGTTTCACTGTCTTCTCATAACGTTATCCAGTATCTGCGTTCCTCAGGTCTGTGTAGCTCAGAAGATGGCGCATCTGACGATTCTGAGTTACCTAAAAGTAAGAAAAATTTAAATTTACTGGTTACTCTGGCAGATAATCGCAAACTGCTAGTTAAACAGGAACGTAGCATCGACCTTTCGGATGGAAAACAAGAGTTTTTCAATGAGTGGCTGTTTCACCAATTGCTTGAGCAATTTCCAGTCATTGGTAATATCGGAGCGATCGCCTCATCAGTGCTGCACTTCGATGAGGAAAACTCGATCCTAATCCGCAACTACTTAAGTGAGTATCAGGAACTAGGGAATTATTATCAACAAAACGATATTTTCCCCCAAGCGATCGCCAGTACCATTGGTGACACCTTAGGAGCGCTGCATCGTGCCACCTTCAACCGTCGCGAATATCGCGATTTTATGGCAACTGCTCCCGCAGGACAGTTTCGCTATCACTTCAACAATCCAGCGCAAGGAATCGAGTCAATTACACCTGAGATTTTTGGCATGGTTCCCACTTCTGCGCTGAAATTTTATGCACTCTATCAGAAATACGACAATTTAGAATCAGCAATTGGAGACTTAGCAAACGATTGGCAACCTTGCTGCTTGACTCATAACGACTTGAAATTAGACAACATTTTGATCCATTCCAGGTGGGAACATCTAGATAATGCGATCGTCCGACTGATTGACTGGGAAGCATGTGCCTGGGGAGATCCAGCCTTTGATTTAGGAACTTTGCTAGCAAGCTACTTAAAAATTTGGCTAGACAGCCTGGTGGTAGATCCTACCATCGAATTAGAAGAATCTTTACAATTAGCGGTGACACCATTAGAGACTCTTCAACCTTCAATGCTTGCCCTGATTCAAGCTTATCTCAAAGCCTTCCCCAACATTTTAGAGTACCGTAATGATTTTCTCTTGCGTGTTATTCAGTTTGCGGGTTTGGCACTGATGCATCAAATTGAGGCAACGATTAAGTACGATAAATACTTTGATAATATCAGTATTTCAATGCTTCAAGTCGCCAAAAATTTACTCACCATGCCACAGCTAGCTGTGCTAACCGTTTTCGGCATTTCTGAATCGGAAATACTCAAACCCGTTACCAAATTAGAAAAGTTGCCTCAACCAGAAAGCAAGCAGAATTTGCTTCCTCTTTATTACCCAAAAACTCGTTTGCGTGGATGTTAA
- a CDS encoding acyl-CoA thioesterase, whose protein sequence is MPFTYNRTVRFSDTDAAGVVYFANVLSICHEAYEASLEASSINMKDFFSSTSVAFPIVHADVDFFRPMFCGDKLIISLIPQKVGVDKFEIAYEVVVDDVMVAKAVTRHVCIEVSSRNKKELSGEVMRWLETNRRDAESAERRRSREAM, encoded by the coding sequence ATGCCGTTTACTTATAACCGCACCGTTCGATTTTCAGATACTGATGCAGCAGGGGTAGTTTACTTTGCCAATGTTTTGTCTATTTGTCATGAAGCTTATGAAGCATCTTTAGAAGCATCAAGTATTAATATGAAAGATTTTTTTAGTAGTACATCTGTGGCTTTTCCGATTGTTCACGCGGATGTAGATTTTTTTCGCCCGATGTTTTGTGGGGATAAGTTAATTATTAGTTTGATTCCGCAAAAAGTCGGTGTTGATAAGTTTGAAATTGCTTATGAAGTTGTAGTTGATGATGTAATGGTTGCTAAGGCAGTTACTAGGCACGTTTGTATTGAGGTAAGTAGTAGAAATAAAAAAGAGTTATCGGGTGAGGTGATGCGATGGTTGGAAACGAACCGCAGAGACGCTGAGAGCGCAGAGAGAAGAAGGTCTAGAGAGGCTATGTGA
- a CDS encoding hybrid sensor histidine kinase/response regulator: MTHILKNSILIVDDTPNNIRVLFDILHGAGFKVSVVKSGELALEKVSFIKPDLILLDVMMPGIDGFETCRRLKLDENTREIPIIFMTALSDVQNKVKGLQLGAVDYITKPIQVEEVIARVNVHLALRNMQLKLQNEVTQRSQAQAQLQQTLNELQQAQTQLVQSEKMSSLGQLVAGVAHEINNPVNFIYGNLSHAHIYTQDLLKLIQIYQQYYPKSVPEIEAEVKAIDFTFLIQDLPKVLKSMQVGAERIREIVLSLRVFSRLDEAEMKEVNIHEGIDSTLMILGHRLKNKSCRDIQIIKKYDNLPLIECYAGQLNQVFMNIISNAIDAIEEALEHQNIFTPCIRIQTELIDNKVAIRIADNGLGIPQEIKQRIFDPFYTTKPIGIGTGMGLAISYQIVKDRHHGSLSCVSHPGEGTEFIIAIPLKQNVA, from the coding sequence ATGACACATATTTTAAAAAATTCTATTTTAATTGTTGATGATACTCCCAATAACATCAGAGTTTTGTTTGATATTTTGCACGGGGCTGGCTTTAAAGTTTCCGTGGTAAAAAGCGGTGAATTAGCATTGGAAAAAGTATCATTTATCAAGCCAGATTTAATTTTACTAGATGTGATGATGCCAGGAATTGATGGATTTGAAACTTGTCGTCGTCTGAAACTTGATGAAAACACCAGAGAAATACCAATAATTTTTATGACTGCTCTTTCTGATGTGCAAAATAAAGTTAAAGGATTGCAACTTGGCGCAGTAGACTATATCACTAAACCGATTCAGGTAGAGGAAGTTATAGCGCGTGTGAATGTTCACTTGGCATTAAGAAACATGCAACTTAAGTTGCAAAATGAAGTTACTCAACGTTCTCAAGCACAAGCTCAACTTCAGCAAACATTAAACGAATTACAACAAGCTCAAACACAACTTGTGCAAAGTGAGAAGATGTCTAGCTTGGGTCAATTAGTTGCAGGTGTAGCGCATGAAATCAACAACCCAGTCAACTTTATATATGGCAATCTCAGCCATGCTCATATATATACTCAAGACTTGCTGAAATTAATCCAAATTTATCAACAATATTATCCTAAATCTGTCCCAGAAATAGAAGCTGAAGTAAAAGCAATAGATTTTACTTTTCTTATACAAGACTTGCCCAAAGTATTAAAATCGATGCAAGTTGGAGCTGAACGCATTCGAGAAATTGTACTTTCTTTGCGAGTGTTTTCCCGACTAGATGAAGCAGAAATGAAAGAAGTTAATATTCATGAGGGTATCGATAGTACGCTGATGATTCTGGGACATCGACTCAAAAATAAGTCCTGCCGCGATATTCAGATTATTAAAAAATATGACAATTTACCACTAATTGAGTGCTATGCTGGGCAACTCAATCAAGTTTTTATGAATATTATCAGTAATGCTATTGATGCGATTGAGGAAGCGCTTGAGCATCAGAACATCTTTACTCCCTGCATCAGAATTCAGACAGAACTTATTGATAATAAAGTTGCTATTCGTATTGCCGATAATGGATTAGGAATACCACAGGAAATTAAACAACGAATATTTGACCCATTTTATACAACTAAACCCATTGGTATAGGCACGGGTATGGGACTGGCGATAAGCTATCAAATAGTGAAAGATAGGCATCATGGCTCATTGTCTTGTGTTTCCCACCCAGGAGAAGGTACTGAGTTTATAATTGCAATTCCCTTAAAACAAAACGTTGCATAA
- a CDS encoding ATP-binding protein — protein sequence MAKLKISKKISTALINSLSAGVVPRFGLEHIAVGREKELKSLLQNLDDIGEGVAAFRFIIGNYGSGKSFILQMIRNRAMEQNFVVADADLSPQRRLAGTNNEGLATYRELMSRLATKTRPDGGALVSILEGWINKIQQEVAKDSGMRPNDEGFDDKVETKIREVVQYIEDLVHGFDFGSVIVAYWRGYRLDDDDLKNAALRWLRGEFNTKTEAKAALGVRVIIDDDSWYDYIKLIAKFVAEIGYKGLLVLLDEVVHIYQISITVTREKNYNRLLAMFNDTMQCKAEHLGIVIGGTTKFLEDPNRGLFADPAWRRRTKESRFVQAGIQEYLGPVMRLNPLTEDEILTLLQGLVEIHALNFGYDKALTNRELKDFINEIVNRLGAEALLTPGEIVRDFISVLNILYQNPKIYFSKLIQGSDFQLTAVGKNTDVDDDNAAEFIL from the coding sequence ATGGCAAAACTTAAAATATCGAAAAAAATATCTACTGCTTTAATCAACTCTTTGAGTGCGGGAGTAGTACCAAGATTTGGACTGGAACATATAGCAGTAGGTCGAGAAAAAGAATTAAAAAGCTTATTACAAAATCTCGACGATATTGGAGAAGGTGTAGCCGCATTTCGCTTTATAATTGGTAACTACGGTTCCGGCAAAAGCTTCATCCTACAAATGATTCGCAACCGTGCTATGGAGCAAAATTTTGTAGTAGCGGATGCTGATTTATCTCCCCAACGTAGACTTGCAGGAACAAACAATGAAGGTTTGGCAACTTATCGAGAATTAATGAGCCGTCTGGCGACAAAAACTCGTCCTGATGGTGGTGCTTTAGTCTCAATTTTAGAAGGTTGGATTAATAAAATTCAACAAGAAGTAGCTAAAGATAGCGGAATGCGTCCTAATGATGAAGGTTTTGATGATAAAGTTGAAACGAAAATTAGAGAAGTAGTTCAGTATATTGAAGATTTAGTTCATGGCTTTGATTTTGGTAGCGTCATTGTTGCTTATTGGCGCGGTTACAGGCTTGATGATGATGATTTGAAAAATGCTGCATTGCGGTGGTTGCGAGGCGAATTTAATACCAAAACTGAGGCAAAAGCTGCTTTGGGAGTGCGCGTAATTATTGATGATGATAGTTGGTATGACTATATCAAGTTAATCGCTAAATTTGTGGCGGAAATTGGCTATAAAGGACTTTTGGTTTTGCTTGATGAAGTTGTGCATATATACCAAATATCCATTACAGTTACTCGCGAAAAGAATTATAACAGACTTTTAGCTATGTTTAACGATACCATGCAATGCAAAGCAGAACATCTTGGTATTGTTATCGGTGGAACTACAAAATTTTTAGAAGACCCAAATCGCGGACTTTTTGCTGACCCAGCTTGGCGAAGACGCACTAAAGAAAGCCGTTTTGTTCAAGCTGGGATTCAAGAATATTTGGGACCGGTGATGCGGCTAAATCCGTTGACTGAAGATGAAATATTAACGCTTTTGCAAGGTTTGGTTGAGATTCATGCTCTTAATTTTGGTTATGATAAGGCTTTAACAAATCGCGAATTGAAGGACTTTATAAACGAAATTGTCAATCGTTTGGGTGCAGAAGCATTGTTGACTCCGGGCGAAATTGTCCGGGATTTTATTAGTGTGTTGAATATCCTGTACCAAAATCCAAAAATTTATTTTAGTAAGTTGATTCAAGGTTCGGATTTTCAGTTAACTGCTGTGGGTAAAAATACAGATGTTGATGATGACAATGCAGCAGAATTTATTTTGTAA
- a CDS encoding ATP-binding protein, protein MSTASNSSQTKVQFLQRQAASLLIYQSVLQGEVSRAFLDLLQTIRYSEADARSCLQAYGNYFKCLAARNQNWEDYLITQILRDENPFSRLAGQREFENLPPALIAATQHDLQALQSLYECSSAFLSEWVQAVANLAVSPVVWYDEQLAGVEETKESLLIAKLHHMEDWGDALEDVAAYYRQFGTGLFAEYSALRYCDGQFIGIKYADPVNLSELVGYESQRDALLKNTEFLLAGEVALHVLLYGSRGSGKSSLVKALLNEYGKRNLRLLEVAKSDLKDLPQIVEQLRSVPQKFIIFVDDLSFEEDDDAFKALKVVLEGNLTARSQNVVVYATSNRRHLIREFFADRPAPKDNDEIHVWDTMQEKLSFSDRFGLTLTFEPADQKTYLNIVRHLATQAAINIDSEDLEYQALQWATRHNGRSGRTARQFVDFLKADLALSASNDQT, encoded by the coding sequence ATGTCTACGGCAAGTAATTCGTCCCAAACAAAGGTTCAGTTCCTCCAGCGTCAAGCAGCGTCTCTATTAATCTACCAATCCGTCCTCCAAGGCGAAGTCAGTAGAGCCTTTTTGGATTTGTTGCAAACTATACGATACTCAGAAGCGGATGCACGCAGTTGTCTCCAAGCTTACGGCAACTACTTTAAGTGCTTGGCTGCTAGAAATCAAAACTGGGAGGACTATTTAATTACGCAAATTCTGAGAGATGAGAATCCATTTTCTCGGCTTGCAGGGCAGCGAGAATTTGAGAATTTGCCTCCAGCTTTAATAGCAGCGACTCAGCATGATTTACAAGCGTTACAAAGTCTTTATGAATGTAGTAGCGCGTTTTTGAGCGAATGGGTACAAGCTGTGGCAAATCTAGCTGTTTCACCAGTAGTGTGGTATGACGAGCAACTTGCGGGGGTAGAAGAAACGAAGGAATCGCTGCTAATAGCGAAACTGCACCACATGGAAGATTGGGGTGATGCACTAGAAGATGTAGCTGCTTATTATCGGCAATTTGGTACGGGTTTATTTGCAGAATATAGTGCTTTGCGCTATTGCGACGGACAATTTATTGGCATTAAATATGCCGATCCGGTAAACTTAAGCGAATTAGTGGGTTATGAGTCTCAGCGAGACGCTTTATTAAAAAATACAGAATTTTTGTTAGCAGGAGAGGTAGCGCTGCACGTATTACTTTATGGTAGTCGCGGTTCGGGGAAATCTTCTCTGGTGAAAGCTTTGTTGAATGAGTACGGCAAGCGTAACCTGCGCTTGCTGGAAGTAGCAAAATCAGATTTGAAAGACTTACCACAAATTGTGGAACAGTTGCGCTCTGTGCCACAGAAATTTATTATTTTTGTCGATGACCTTTCGTTTGAGGAAGATGACGACGCTTTTAAAGCGCTGAAAGTAGTATTAGAGGGAAATTTAACTGCGCGATCGCAAAACGTAGTCGTGTATGCTACTTCTAATCGTCGGCATTTAATTCGCGAGTTTTTTGCTGATAGACCTGCTCCTAAGGATAATGACGAAATCCATGTTTGGGATACGATGCAGGAGAAGCTTTCGTTTAGCGATCGCTTTGGTCTAACTTTAACCTTCGAGCCTGCCGATCAGAAAACTTATTTAAACATTGTCCGACATTTAGCCACACAAGCAGCAATTAACATTGACTCAGAAGATTTAGAATATCAAGCTTTGCAATGGGCAACTCGTCACAACGGTCGTTCTGGAAGAACAGCACGACAGTTTGTTGATTTTTTGAAAGCAGATTTGGCACTTTCGGCTTCAAACGACCAAACATAA
- a CDS encoding TMEM14 family protein, whose protein sequence is MNLGIIASLCYGFLAMVGGIIGYILSTSNVSLLSGCISGVLLLFAAYLQFKGIIWGLILAALVTAVLVVVFALRLAKTRKFMPAGLMLFFGVLTLAVMVNQLMASIISQ, encoded by the coding sequence ATGAACTTAGGTATTATTGCTTCTCTTTGCTACGGCTTTTTAGCGATGGTCGGTGGCATCATTGGTTACATTCTCTCTACTAGCAATGTTTCGCTTCTCAGTGGCTGCATTAGTGGTGTATTACTACTTTTTGCGGCTTACCTCCAATTTAAAGGTATAATCTGGGGTTTGATTTTAGCAGCTTTAGTCACTGCTGTTTTAGTAGTTGTCTTTGCATTGCGACTGGCTAAAACACGCAAGTTTATGCCGGCGGGATTGATGCTGTTTTTCGGTGTGCTGACCTTGGCGGTGATGGTGAATCAACTTATGGCATCAATAATAAGCCAGTAG